CCCAAAGGTGAGCGCCCAGCGCAAAAAATATCCAAAAGCGATTCCTCCCACAGCAAAAACAGCCAGAAGGAAGATGACGGTGGTTAATGACATAATATTAAAATCCTGTCTTTATATAGATTTGACTTTGAATTGGAGTATTAAATTGGTGGAAAATTCAGATAATTTCATCTATTTTTAGCGGATTTAAACTTAATTGCTTAATAAAACTATTTTATTATAATATCTTATTTTTTCTTAAAAGTCAAAAATTAATTTTATGAGCGGAGAAAAGGAGGAGATAAATTGTCTGCGGGTTGGATCTGCCTCAGTGGCAGAGAAACCGCTTCGCTCGCAGAGATGGAGGTGGGGGGTCTGGACTGCTTCGTCGCTCCCTAAGGTCGCTTCTCGCAGAGACGATTGGCTTCGCCAATCGTCCCGTCCGTCTTCGCGAGCGTTTAGCGAAGCGATCCAGAAGTGTGGCGATACGATGAACTTTTCTGGACTGTTTGACCACCTGTTAGGTGTGGCTTCGCTAAACGCTCGCCCCGTTAAAGAATAATCTCTAACGGGGCTCGCAGAGACGACGAATTTTTGCGAAGCAAAAATTCGTCTTTAAACATTCAAGCATTAAGTATTCAATCAAAATTCAAAATTTTATTCGTTATCCACTTATCCACAGTTTAACAACATATTAATACACTTTCCACAAGTTTGATAATCAAACAATTCGGACTATAATGTAAATTGTAATTTTAATCTCTTTTAAAAAATGTTTTCTACAACTCTAAACAATAATAATTTGGATAATAAAAAGGTCTGGGAAGATGTTTTAACCGGCCTTGAATTAAAATTATCAAAACCGAATTTTAACACTTGGTTTAAAGATACTTATATTATCAAATATGAAAATGGAACAATTTATTTGGGTGTGCCAAATGAATTTGTCCGAAATTGGCTTTGCGAAAAATACAATAAATATATTTTGCAAGTTTTGCGCGAGATTGAAGCCAATATCCGCGCGGTAGAATATATTATTGACAGTTCTTCCAGTCAAATAAAAAATAATCAGAAAGCTAAATTAACCGCCAACAGCAAATTGCCTTTGGAAAATTATTATATAGATAAAATAGATAATTTGAACCCACGCTATATTTTTAATTCTTTTATTGTCGGCTCTTTTAATGAATTATCTTATGTCGCCGCACAAACTATCCTAAAAAAACAAGGAATTGTTTATAACCCTTTATTCATTTACGGCAAAACCGGTTATGGTAAAACTCATTTAATTCAAGCTTTGGGTAACGAATTCAAAAATCAAACCCATAATAAAAAAGTTTTCTATATCACTTCTGAAAATTTTTCCTTAGATTGCGTCAATTCCATTCAACAAAACAAAATAAATTTATTCAAAGAAAAATACAGAAAATATGATGTCTTAATTATGGACGACATTCAATTTCTCTCTAAAAAAGAAAGAACTCAAGAAGAATTATTCCATCTTTTTAATTATTTA
This genomic interval from Pseudomonadota bacterium contains the following:
- the dnaA gene encoding chromosomal replication initiator protein DnaA, translated to MDNKKVWEDVLTGLELKLSKPNFNTWFKDTYIIKYENGTIYLGVPNEFVRNWLCEKYNKYILQVLREIEANIRAVEYIIDSSSSQIKNNQKAKLTANSKLPLENYYIDKIDNLNPRYIFNSFIVGSFNELSYVAAQTILKKQGIVYNPLFIYGKTGYGKTHLIQALGNEFKNQTHNKKVFYITSENFSLDCVNSIQQNKINLFKEKYRKYDVLIMDDIQFLSKKERTQEELFHLFNYLYNNNKQIIFSSDRHPNFIPDLADRLKSRFGAGMLVDIQAPDTESRMEILKSKTQMQNFFLSDEIIDFVASEITGNIRELEGVFNLIMCQSQLKAKELSLPEIKSLIKNNTTPKRNISIKEVVKAVTEFYGIEEDVIYQKTRKKEVVKPRQLIMYILREDYGFSYPSIGEKLGGRDHTTVIHSCDKIKTNLKINNSLLQELNQIRLVF